A region of the Agrobacterium sp. RAC06 genome:
CAAGCGGACAGGCGGTGTCAGACAGCCGGCGGATCCTCGTCTACTATCGCCGCAGCGCAGACGGTCGTCTGGTTCTCGGTGGACGGGGGCCGATGCGCGTACCGCAATCGACAGACGATTGGCTGCATCTGGAGCGGGCCACGCTTCGTCTGTTTCCGATGCTTGGCTCCGTGCGGATCGAGCAGCGCTGGTTCGGTCGTGTCGCGATGACGCCCGACAATCTGCCGCATCTTCATGAACCCCATCCGGGGCTTCTGATGGCGGTCGGCTGCCAGGGGCGCGGCATTGGGCTGATGGTGGCGCTCGGTCGGGCTCTCGCGCGGTATCTGGCCGAGGGCAGCCGGGAGGCCCTGCCACTGCCGATCACGCCCGTGGTACCCATTCCGCTGCATCGCTTCCGACGTCTCGGTGTCGCTGCCCATCTTGCCTGGTATAGATTGCTCGATGGACTGGAACGCTGATCCCCGCATTGAGGTTGGGGAAAGCCTGATCACGCCGTTTTGGATGCTTGCCGTGATCCGGCATGTGACCAATAGTGCAAAATACCTTACTTTCACTCCGCTGGAGCGCGCATGTCCAACCATCTGAAGTTCTTCATAGACGGTGCGTGGGTCGATCCGCTGGAGCCTGCAGTGCTGGACGTGATCGATCCGTCCACCGAGGAGACCTTTACGACGATCTCCATCGGCGGACGCGGCGATGTCGAACGCGCCGTGGCAGCCGCCCGAAAAGCCTTTGCCACTTTCTCGCTGACCGACCGGTCGGAGCGACTGGCGCTTCTTGTGCGCATCCTTGCTGTTTACAACGAGCGCTTCGACGACATCGCCCAGGCCATCAGTCGTGAAATGGGTGCGCCGCTCACTTTCGCACGAGACTCTCAAGCCGGGGCAGGGCGAGCGCATCTGGAGGCAACGATTGCCGCCTTCAAGAGCTTCGAATTCATGGAACAGCGTGGCTCGACCCGCATCGTCAAGGAGCCAATCGGCGTCTGTGCGCTTATCACGCCCTGGAACTGGCCGCTCAACCAGATCGTCTGCAAGGTTGCTCCGGCAATTGCCGCCGGCTGCACCGTCGTGCTCAAGCCCTCGGAGATCGCGCCGGTCTCGGGGCTGATCTTTGCCGAGGTGATGCAGGCGGCTGGGACGCCTGATGGGGTGTTCAACCTGGTCAACGGCCGCGGCCCCGAAGTTGGCCAGGTGATGGCAGGCCATCCCGATGTCGACATGGTGTCGTTCACCGGTTCGACGCGGGCCGGCATCATCGTCGCCAAGACGGCGGCCGACACGGTCAAGCGTGTGGCTCAGGAACTGGGCGGCAAGTCGGCGAACATCATCCTTCCGGATGCCGATCTCGAAACTGCCGTGCGCAAGGGCGTGGAGGGCTGTTTCGGCAATTCGGGCCAGTCCTGCGATGCGCCGACCCGGATGCTGGTCCCGGCCGATCGCCATGACGAGGCGCTTCATATTGCGCGCGAGGCTGCGGACGCTCACAAGGTCGGTGATCCCAGAGCCGAAGATACCGTCCTCGGTCCTGTGGTGAGCGACATTCAATACAACAAGATCCAGCGGCTGATCGAAATGGGGATCGAAGAAGGCGCGCTGCTGGTCACCGGCGGTCCCGGGCGGCCCGAGGGCCTGAACCGCGGCTACTATATCCGCCCTACGGTTTTCGGCCATGTGACGCCGGATATGACGATCGCCCGTGAAGAGATTTTCGGCCCCGTGCTGTCGATCATGCCCTACGAGACCGAAGAGGAGGCGATCGCAATCGCCAACGACACCGTCTATGGCCTCGCTGCCTATGTTCAGTCGCAGGATATCGACCATGCGCGGCGGGTTGCAGGGCAGATGCGCGCGGGCTCCGTCTATCTGAACTATCCGGACTGGGACACGTCCGCGCCGTTCGGCGGCTACAAACAATCCGGCAACGGGCGCGAATATGCCGACTGGGGGATCAACGACTTTCTCGAGATCAAGGGCATCGTTGGCTGGGGCGCCTGAGCGGCTTTCAGAACACTCATCACGCCGTCCGTCCCGCCGCAAACGCGCCGTGGGCTTTTCAGCTTTGGCATCGGCTCGCCCTTGAGCGACTGCAGTTCTACTGCCACCTCAAGTAATATCTGCCACAGATGTTACGCTTCCGCCTAAATTCTGCCAATTTTTCCAAAGGCTTGCAGTAGAGCCTTAGGGCAGGTGCGCGGAACAATTTCGCGTGAAGTCCGTTCTTTCCGTCAATGGCAGTCAACGGAAAGGATCAAGCCATGAATACGAAGATTATCGCTCTTGGCGCAGTCGTACTTGGTGCCGTCGCTTCTCCTGTCCTGGCGCAGGAAGGTACGGTCACCGGTGCTGCCGGTGGTGCCGTGACCGGTGCTATTGTCGGCGGTCCCGTTGGTGCCGCCGTAGGTGGCGTCGTCGGCGCCATTGCCGGCACCGCAGTCGCCCCGCCGCCGGACCGGGTTGTCACCTATGTCCAGCAGCAGCCGGTCCCGGCTCAGCCGGTCGTGATCGAGCGGCAGGTGGTCGTCGGTGAACCTCTTCCGCAGGAAGTTGTCCTGACCACGATCCCCGAGGATCCGACCTATGCCTATGCCGTGGTCAACAACCAGCGCGTCATCGTCGACCCGCAGACCTATGTCGTCGTCGGCGTCGTTCAGTAAGCGCCGATTGCCAGCATTGTACATAAGCAAGCTAACGGCCGGCCGCGCAGCGGTCGGTCACCCAAACCAGGAGGAAATACCATGGACCAACGTCCTGACCCCCGCCTCGATCAGCGTCCGCACGTCACCCAGCAGACCACTGCGGGCAGCGGCGCGACCTGGGGCATCGCAGTCCTGCTGATCGTGGTGATCGCAGCCGGCGCATACTTCGTCTTCGGTGGCAATGACACCGCCGAAACCCCGGTTACTCCGGCCACGGAAAGCAGCACGCCTGCAGCACCGCCGGCCGATGCTCCGGCTCCGCCGCCGGCTGACACGACGACGCCGCCGGCAGGTTCGGCAACGCCTCCGGCTGCCGATCCGGTCAACCCGCCGCCGGCAACCGATCCGGCACCGGCGACACCTGCGACACCGGCTCCCACCGGTGGTGCCACCGATACGCCGCCACCTACCACGACGCCTTAATCGGTGTCTTGAAGCATTGCGAGGCCGGCCCCTTTGGGGCTGGCCTTTTTAGTGCCGATACGCTTTTCTCTCACTGCGTGCAGCGCAGCGACAGGACAGGAGAACGTCCAATGGGTGATGAGGGGCTCATGAGCACTGACACAGGTCGCCCACCACGTCTCGTCATCGATCCCTCCGACTATGCCGCTGTCTACGCAATCGGTGACGTGCATGGCTGTCTCGATGCGCTTCTGGAGCTGGAAGACATGATCCGCGAGGACGCGCAGTCGATAGAGGGGCGCAAGCTGATCGTGATGCTCGGCGACTATGTCGACCGAGGCCCGAAATCCGCTGCCGTCCTCTATCATCTCACGGCATCGCCGCCTTCAGGATTCGAGCGGGTTAGCCTGCGGGGCAATCACGACGACGCCTTCCTCGCATTTCTCGACGGTGATCCGGCCGGTGACTGGGTCCTCGACCACGGTGCGGAGACGACCTTGGCGTCCTACGGGGTCGAGATCGACGGTTTCACTCTGCCTGCTGGCCGATTTGCTTTGCGCGAGGCCATTAGGAATGCAGTTCCGAGCAGCCATGTGGCGTTTCTCAGATCGCTGCCGGTGCTGCTCACCATGGGTACGGATGTCTTCGCCCATGCCGGTCTAAAGCCGGGGCGACCGCTTTCCGAGCAGACCGATGACGACCTCATGTGGATCAGGCGATCCTTCCTCGATCTCGGTCCGGGTCTGCCTGTCCGTGTCTTTCACGGGCATACGCCGATGCGGGAAGCCCATGTCGGTCCGGATCGGGTCAGTCTCGACACGCATTGCTATCGCAGCGGGCGGCTGACAGCGGCGCGTGTTTTGGCTGGAGACGTGACAATCCTCTCTGTCGGCTAACCTTTCTTGAGGTTGTCAGCGCGGAGCCTTGTCAGGTGCGGGCTTGCCCCATTCGGCGATGGCAATG
Encoded here:
- a CDS encoding aldehyde dehydrogenase family protein, which gives rise to MSNHLKFFIDGAWVDPLEPAVLDVIDPSTEETFTTISIGGRGDVERAVAAARKAFATFSLTDRSERLALLVRILAVYNERFDDIAQAISREMGAPLTFARDSQAGAGRAHLEATIAAFKSFEFMEQRGSTRIVKEPIGVCALITPWNWPLNQIVCKVAPAIAAGCTVVLKPSEIAPVSGLIFAEVMQAAGTPDGVFNLVNGRGPEVGQVMAGHPDVDMVSFTGSTRAGIIVAKTAADTVKRVAQELGGKSANIILPDADLETAVRKGVEGCFGNSGQSCDAPTRMLVPADRHDEALHIAREAADAHKVGDPRAEDTVLGPVVSDIQYNKIQRLIEMGIEEGALLVTGGPGRPEGLNRGYYIRPTVFGHVTPDMTIAREEIFGPVLSIMPYETEEEAIAIANDTVYGLAAYVQSQDIDHARRVAGQMRAGSVYLNYPDWDTSAPFGGYKQSGNGREYADWGINDFLEIKGIVGWGA
- a CDS encoding DUF1236 domain-containing protein, translated to MNTKIIALGAVVLGAVASPVLAQEGTVTGAAGGAVTGAIVGGPVGAAVGGVVGAIAGTAVAPPPDRVVTYVQQQPVPAQPVVIERQVVVGEPLPQEVVLTTIPEDPTYAYAVVNNQRVIVDPQTYVVVGVVQ
- a CDS encoding metallophosphoesterase — its product is MSTDTGRPPRLVIDPSDYAAVYAIGDVHGCLDALLELEDMIREDAQSIEGRKLIVMLGDYVDRGPKSAAVLYHLTASPPSGFERVSLRGNHDDAFLAFLDGDPAGDWVLDHGAETTLASYGVEIDGFTLPAGRFALREAIRNAVPSSHVAFLRSLPVLLTMGTDVFAHAGLKPGRPLSEQTDDDLMWIRRSFLDLGPGLPVRVFHGHTPMREAHVGPDRVSLDTHCYRSGRLTAARVLAGDVTILSVG